The Hymenobacter sp. DG01 genome has a segment encoding these proteins:
- a CDS encoding heparinase II/III family protein, with protein sequence MYTSIGSGPTSSNTTADERRSRATFAKNAAFVLLMDRKPTGSTLTALPAPERALYQQQAIEALESLNPAVEPFASFSGTTYTEWQWRSKELIDYLIAYDLLRGAGVAEPALLKSRTNLQQFAGNLYRESNRAFLGVYFFRQIKNNHTLMTAAALGMAAVVLNDATSTDANLQPANWFNSGLYHIDNVLWADAQRQSDPAAVAGYAEGPYYFKYAFLNCLPFFRALGNFAPDTGFTCTYNGTTRSIRNPFYDPRYDQLYDWITAILMPDGRFPALEDSYVDMGMPELALTGKSRYVVPLHLQHLSGGQLNSLNAQLRDATVDMRAAYLAAQITPAPRIRPTLTYLPQSGNLVLQAGPDSVATYLHLYGKGGAVQANSGGHNQADATSFILHAQGQLLALDAGYLSYNRRAEVGQASNHNMVLVDGAGPAIGNAGAANEANATLPRAFESGGLAFGEARTTYQNASVTRKVLFVRGRYYLLADFVQSAGPRRYTWQLHGYGLAGGTEQTGVFRDNLAQQEGTWEKNGARLLAHVATPGTTAAYRTATGAHELVYNTTENHTTLLVEQNGAAQTQFLAALYPSAATTPPAQITTTSTPATAGLTTSTDGFRDMAFTQTDTMLTTSPGPDRPVSSDALLTFLSLNEGGTPVQAFLDEGTELRYGSEVVLQSSRRATISWQQLPGNQFTVYVSRPTTLTLRAGSGAVAATGPGVARSSYNPATSQLVVELTQASAVTVQPLGGPLPVTLTSFSARRQGSTSTAVELSWQTAAELQNRGFAVQRSHDGGRTFQDIGFVKGQGTSAQTTTYQFTDHTAPAGPGYYRLQQQDLNGTTEYSSVVQVATAATAATLTASPVPTRDFLTVSYPDPQQRIDLQMLDRNGRVVLRAQFQQQTQLNVQSLAPGMYFLRALSSTGEVVATPLKVLIER encoded by the coding sequence TTGTACACCAGCATTGGCAGCGGCCCCACCAGCAGCAACACTACCGCTGATGAGCGCCGCAGCAGGGCCACCTTCGCCAAGAACGCGGCTTTTGTGCTGCTGATGGACCGCAAGCCCACCGGCTCTACCCTCACCGCTTTGCCTGCGCCTGAGCGTGCTTTGTACCAGCAACAGGCAATAGAAGCGCTGGAAAGTCTGAACCCAGCCGTAGAGCCATTCGCCAGCTTCTCGGGCACTACTTATACCGAGTGGCAGTGGCGCTCTAAGGAACTCATTGATTATCTGATTGCCTACGACTTGCTGCGGGGAGCAGGGGTAGCAGAACCAGCTTTGCTGAAGAGCCGGACCAATCTGCAGCAGTTTGCGGGGAATCTGTACCGGGAATCGAACCGGGCTTTTCTAGGCGTGTACTTCTTCCGCCAGATCAAGAACAACCATACCCTGATGACAGCGGCCGCGCTGGGTATGGCGGCCGTAGTACTCAACGACGCCACCAGCACCGACGCCAACCTGCAGCCGGCAAACTGGTTCAACTCCGGCCTCTACCACATTGATAACGTGCTGTGGGCCGATGCCCAGCGCCAGTCGGACCCGGCAGCGGTAGCAGGCTACGCCGAAGGCCCGTACTACTTTAAGTATGCTTTTCTGAACTGCCTGCCGTTCTTTCGGGCTCTGGGAAATTTCGCGCCGGATACTGGTTTCACTTGCACCTACAACGGAACCACACGCAGCATCCGCAACCCTTTTTACGACCCTCGCTACGACCAGCTCTACGACTGGATAACCGCCATTCTGATGCCAGATGGCCGTTTTCCGGCCTTGGAAGACTCGTACGTGGACATGGGCATGCCGGAGCTGGCCCTCACCGGCAAAAGCCGCTATGTGGTGCCCCTGCATCTGCAACACCTGTCGGGTGGGCAGCTAAATTCCCTGAATGCCCAGCTCCGCGATGCGACGGTGGACATGCGAGCGGCTTACCTGGCCGCGCAGATAACCCCGGCTCCCCGGATCCGCCCTACCCTCACCTACCTGCCCCAAAGCGGCAACCTGGTGCTGCAGGCCGGCCCCGATTCCGTAGCCACCTACCTGCACTTGTATGGCAAAGGCGGCGCGGTGCAAGCCAACTCCGGCGGCCACAACCAGGCCGATGCTACCAGCTTTATTCTCCACGCTCAAGGCCAGCTACTGGCCCTTGATGCTGGCTACCTGAGCTATAACCGCCGGGCAGAGGTAGGTCAGGCCAGTAACCACAACATGGTGCTGGTAGATGGCGCCGGTCCGGCCATCGGCAACGCCGGAGCGGCCAACGAGGCCAATGCCACATTGCCGCGCGCTTTCGAGTCGGGTGGCCTGGCCTTCGGCGAAGCGCGCACTACCTACCAAAATGCCTCCGTTACCCGCAAAGTGCTGTTCGTGCGGGGCCGCTACTACCTGCTGGCCGACTTCGTGCAGTCGGCGGGGCCGCGGCGCTACACCTGGCAGCTGCACGGCTACGGACTGGCCGGCGGCACCGAGCAGACGGGTGTTTTCCGGGATAATCTAGCGCAGCAGGAAGGCACCTGGGAGAAGAATGGTGCCCGTCTGCTGGCCCACGTTGCAACGCCGGGCACCACGGCGGCTTACCGTACCGCAACCGGAGCCCACGAGCTGGTTTATAACACCACTGAAAATCACACGACCCTGCTGGTAGAGCAAAACGGGGCGGCCCAAACGCAGTTTCTGGCCGCTCTTTATCCCAGCGCCGCCACCACTCCCCCCGCCCAGATAACCACCACCAGCACCCCCGCCACGGCCGGACTGACAACCTCCACCGATGGCTTCCGGGACATGGCTTTCACCCAAACCGACACCATGCTGACCACCAGCCCCGGACCGGACCGCCCCGTCAGCTCCGATGCGCTGCTGACGTTCCTTTCTCTAAACGAGGGAGGAACTCCTGTTCAGGCTTTTCTGGATGAGGGCACCGAACTGCGCTACGGCTCGGAGGTAGTGCTGCAGTCCTCGCGCCGGGCTACCATCAGCTGGCAGCAGCTGCCCGGCAATCAGTTCACCGTGTATGTCAGCCGACCTACGACCCTTACCCTACGTGCAGGCTCGGGGGCGGTAGCCGCTACCGGACCGGGCGTTGCGCGCAGCTCCTACAATCCGGCAACGAGCCAGCTAGTGGTTGAACTGACGCAGGCCTCGGCCGTTACGGTACAACCGCTCGGCGGCCCGCTGCCGGTAACCCTTACTTCCTTTAGCGCCCGCCGGCAGGGTAGCACCTCTACTGCGGTAGAGCTAAGCTGGCAAACTGCGGCGGAGCTACAAAACCGGGGCTTCGCGGTGCAGCGTAGCCACGATGGAGGCCGCACGTTCCAGGATATCGGGTTTGTAAAAGGCCAGGGCACCAGTGCCCAGACTACTACCTACCAGTTCACTGACCACACCGCTCCGGCCGGCCCGGGCTATTACCGCCTGCAACAGCAGGACCTGAATGGTACCACCGAGTACTCCTCCGTAGTACAGGTAGCCACCGCAGCTACGGCCGCCACGCTAACGGCCTCCCCCGTTCCCACGCGCGACTTCCTCACTGTTTCCTACCCCGATCCGCAGCAACGCATCGACCTGCAGATGCTGGACCGCAACGGACGGGTAGTATTACGGGCGCAGTTTCAGCAGCAAACCCAGCTCAATGTTCAAAGTTTAGCGCCAGGAATGTATTTCCTCCGGGCCTTGAGTTCAACCGGCGAGGTAGTAGCCACGCCCCTTAAAGTTCTGATTGAGAGGTAA
- the ffh gene encoding signal recognition particle protein — protein sequence MFDNLSTKLDRAFKTLKGQGSITEINVASTVKEIRRALVDADVNYKVAKEVTDKIKDEAMGRDVLISVSPGQLMTKIVYDELTQLMGGEKQDIVIKGEPAVVLLSGLQGSGKTTFAGKLASHIKKQGRNVLLVACDVYRPAAIDQLKVLGEQIGVEVYSEPENKNPVEISQNAIEFARKNNKKVVIIDTAGRLAVDEQMMKEIEAVKRAINPSETLFVVDSMTGQDAVNTAKTFNDRLNFDGVVLTKLDGDSRGGAALSIRAVVEKPIKFISTGEKMEALDLFYPDRMAQRILGMGDVISLVERAQQQFDEEEAKRINQKIRKNQFNFDDFLSQLEQIKKMGNLKDLVGMIPGMGKALKDVEIDDDAFKPIEAIIKSMTPKERAQPELLNGSRRRRLAKGSGTDIQQVNNLMKQFEDMRKVMRTMNKMSQTKGGMQQMARMMGMKGPLR from the coding sequence ATGTTCGATAACCTTAGTACCAAACTAGACCGCGCCTTTAAAACCCTTAAAGGCCAGGGCAGCATCACCGAAATCAACGTTGCCTCCACCGTAAAGGAGATTCGCCGGGCCCTCGTGGACGCCGACGTAAACTATAAGGTAGCCAAGGAGGTAACCGATAAAATCAAGGACGAGGCCATGGGCCGCGACGTGCTGATCAGCGTGTCGCCGGGCCAGTTGATGACCAAAATCGTCTATGATGAGCTGACCCAGCTGATGGGCGGCGAAAAGCAAGACATTGTAATTAAAGGCGAGCCGGCCGTGGTGCTGCTCTCGGGTCTGCAGGGCTCGGGTAAGACCACATTTGCTGGTAAACTGGCCAGCCACATCAAGAAGCAGGGCCGCAACGTGCTGCTGGTGGCTTGCGACGTGTACCGCCCTGCCGCTATCGACCAGCTGAAAGTGCTGGGCGAGCAGATTGGCGTAGAAGTGTACTCAGAGCCGGAAAACAAGAACCCGGTTGAGATTTCGCAGAACGCCATCGAGTTTGCCCGTAAGAACAACAAGAAGGTTGTCATCATCGACACCGCCGGCCGCCTGGCCGTGGACGAGCAGATGATGAAGGAGATTGAGGCCGTAAAGCGCGCCATCAATCCTTCGGAAACGCTGTTCGTGGTGGACTCCATGACGGGTCAGGACGCCGTAAACACGGCCAAGACCTTCAACGACCGCCTGAATTTTGACGGGGTAGTACTCACCAAGCTTGATGGTGACTCGCGTGGTGGTGCCGCGCTGAGCATCCGGGCCGTGGTAGAGAAACCCATCAAGTTCATCTCGACGGGTGAGAAGATGGAAGCCCTCGACCTGTTCTACCCCGACCGCATGGCCCAGCGCATCCTGGGCATGGGCGACGTGATTTCGCTGGTAGAGCGTGCCCAGCAGCAGTTCGATGAGGAAGAGGCCAAGCGCATCAACCAGAAGATCCGCAAAAACCAGTTCAACTTCGATGACTTCCTCTCTCAGCTGGAGCAGATCAAGAAGATGGGCAACCTGAAGGATCTGGTAGGCATGATTCCGGGCATGGGCAAGGCCCTGAAGGACGTGGAAATCGACGATGACGCCTTCAAGCCGATTGAAGCCATCATCAAGAGCATGACGCCCAAGGAGCGCGCCCAGCCCGAGCTGTTGAACGGCTCCCGCCGCCGCCGCCTGGCCAAAGGTTCGGGTACTGATATTCAGCAGGTAAACAACCTGATGAAGCAGTTCGAGGACATGCGCAAAGTAATGCGCACCATGAACAAGATGAGCCAGACCAAAGGCGGTATGCAGCAAATGGCCCGGATGATGGGCATGAAAGGCCCGCTTCGCTAA
- a CDS encoding glycosyltransferase family 4 protein encodes MSAARPLRLLVLTYYWPPSGGAGVQRSLKFVKHLPQFGVEPTVITVDPSQGAYPVLDHSLAADVPPQVRVIRTNTFEPFDSYKRLTGKQVPYGGFVGESKTSFVQRVFKFVRGNLFIPDARRGWNRYALQAVADLVAAGEEFDAVLTSSPPHSTQLIGLELKWRFGLRWLADMRDPWTDIYYYKELNHTPLARWLDAHYERQVLEQADAVLVTSPHTKRLFLGKSAHIAADKIQVVPNGYDEDDFRAVSAPPPDALLITHTGTISETYHIEQLLAACAECARRHPEVPLRLRFVGKVSDGLRQQVVAAGLGEQTEFIPFVPHDESVGYLLRSTVLLMAIPDVANNLGILPGKVFEYLAAGKPILCVGPTGSDADLLLRECGAGQALPYADYETMLAHLEALAAQWRTNPNLDLPAGRATAYSRRALTERLAKLVRVGDEVTSDR; translated from the coding sequence GTGTCTGCTGCTCGCCCGCTTCGCTTGCTTGTTCTTACGTACTACTGGCCGCCTTCCGGCGGAGCTGGCGTGCAGCGCAGCCTGAAGTTTGTGAAGCACCTGCCCCAGTTCGGGGTGGAGCCGACGGTGATAACCGTGGACCCCAGCCAAGGCGCCTACCCCGTCCTCGACCACTCGCTGGCCGCCGACGTGCCACCGCAGGTGCGCGTGATTCGCACCAACACCTTCGAGCCCTTCGACAGTTATAAACGCCTGACGGGCAAGCAAGTTCCTTACGGAGGATTCGTGGGCGAAAGCAAAACCAGCTTTGTGCAGCGCGTTTTCAAGTTTGTGCGCGGCAACCTGTTTATTCCGGATGCCCGCCGGGGCTGGAACCGTTACGCCCTGCAGGCTGTGGCCGACCTGGTGGCGGCCGGCGAGGAGTTTGACGCCGTGCTGACGTCTTCCCCACCCCACTCTACCCAACTGATTGGCCTGGAGCTAAAGTGGCGCTTCGGCCTGCGCTGGCTGGCCGACATGCGCGACCCCTGGACCGATATTTACTACTATAAAGAACTGAACCACACCCCGCTGGCCCGCTGGCTCGATGCCCACTACGAGCGCCAGGTGCTGGAGCAGGCCGACGCCGTGCTGGTAACCAGCCCCCACACCAAGCGGTTGTTCCTGGGTAAGTCAGCGCATATTGCGGCCGACAAGATTCAGGTAGTGCCCAACGGCTACGATGAGGACGATTTCCGGGCGGTAAGCGCGCCGCCCCCGGATGCGTTGCTCATCACCCACACCGGCACCATCTCCGAAACCTACCACATTGAGCAGCTGCTGGCCGCCTGCGCCGAGTGCGCCCGCCGCCACCCCGAGGTGCCACTGCGCCTGCGCTTTGTGGGGAAAGTATCCGACGGATTGCGGCAGCAGGTAGTGGCAGCGGGGCTTGGTGAACAGACAGAGTTTATTCCCTTCGTACCGCACGATGAATCGGTAGGCTACCTGCTCCGCAGCACGGTGCTGCTGATGGCCATTCCGGACGTAGCCAATAACCTAGGCATTCTGCCGGGCAAGGTGTTTGAGTACCTGGCCGCTGGCAAACCCATTCTGTGCGTGGGCCCCACTGGCTCTGATGCCGACCTGCTCCTGCGCGAGTGCGGCGCCGGCCAAGCCCTACCCTACGCCGACTACGAAACCATGCTGGCGCATTTGGAAGCATTAGCCGCGCAGTGGCGCACCAACCCCAACCTTGATCTGCCCGCTGGCCGCGCCACCGCCTACTCCCGCCGTGCCCTTACCGAGCGGCTGGCGAAATTGGTGAGGGTAGGTGATGAGGTGACCAGTGACAGGTAA
- the pseB gene encoding UDP-N-acetylglucosamine 4,6-dehydratase (inverting), with the protein MALDLNHKSILVTGGTGSFGKQFVQTVFEKYPQVKRLVVYSRDELKQFEMSQIFPHSKYPAIRYFIGDVRDGERLKRACEGIDVIVHAAALKQVPAAEYNPMECIKTNIFGAENVINAALDCGVKDVVALSTDKAAAPINLYGATKLCSDKLFVAANNMKGSRDLRFSVVRYGNVIGSRGSVVPFFLQRRHTGVLPITHPDMTRFNISLEEGVDLVLYALEHSWGGEIFVPKIPSYKITEVAKAIGPDCRQEIVGIRPGEKLHEEMITETDALSTVELDKYYVILPFTPRWDVDDFIKHFGGRRVEAGFHYDSSNNTEWMDAEQIREEIRLHVDADFTV; encoded by the coding sequence ATGGCCCTCGACCTCAATCATAAATCCATTCTGGTAACCGGCGGCACCGGTTCGTTCGGCAAGCAGTTCGTGCAGACCGTTTTCGAGAAATACCCTCAGGTGAAGCGCCTGGTGGTGTACTCACGCGACGAGCTGAAGCAGTTCGAAATGTCGCAGATTTTTCCCCACTCCAAGTACCCCGCCATTCGCTACTTCATTGGGGATGTGCGCGATGGGGAGCGACTCAAGCGAGCCTGCGAGGGCATTGATGTGATTGTGCACGCCGCCGCCCTCAAGCAGGTGCCGGCTGCCGAGTACAACCCCATGGAGTGCATCAAAACCAACATCTTCGGGGCCGAAAACGTGATTAACGCGGCCCTCGACTGTGGGGTGAAGGACGTGGTAGCCCTGAGCACCGATAAAGCTGCAGCGCCCATCAACCTCTACGGCGCTACCAAACTTTGCTCCGATAAGCTGTTTGTGGCCGCCAACAACATGAAAGGCAGCCGCGACCTGCGTTTCTCGGTGGTGCGCTACGGCAACGTAATCGGCTCGCGCGGCTCAGTGGTGCCGTTTTTTCTGCAGCGCCGCCACACCGGCGTGCTGCCCATCACCCACCCCGACATGACGCGCTTTAATATTTCCCTGGAGGAAGGCGTGGACCTGGTGCTGTATGCCTTGGAGCACAGCTGGGGCGGGGAGATTTTCGTGCCCAAGATTCCGAGCTATAAGATTACAGAGGTAGCCAAAGCCATCGGCCCCGACTGCCGCCAGGAAATTGTGGGCATCCGGCCGGGCGAGAAGCTGCACGAGGAAATGATTACCGAAACCGACGCCCTGAGCACTGTGGAGTTGGATAAGTACTACGTTATCCTACCCTTCACTCCGCGCTGGGACGTGGATGACTTCATCAAGCACTTCGGGGGCCGCCGCGTGGAAGCCGGTTTCCACTACGACTCCAGCAACAACACCGAGTGGATGGACGCTGAGCAGATCCGGGAGGAAATCCGTCTGCACGTAGATGCCGATTTCACGGTGTAG
- the pseC gene encoding UDP-4-amino-4,6-dideoxy-N-acetyl-beta-L-altrosamine transaminase has product MSAPAFSPTRPIAYGRQQITPEDVQAVTETLYSDYLTQGPKVAEFEQKFAAYVGVKYAVAVANGTAALHLCALALGVQPGQRVITTPITFSASANCVRYCGGEVHFADIDPTTALIDLKAVRRLLESQPKGYFHGLIPVDFAGLPVNLEEARQLADEFGLWIIEDACHAPGGFFLDKGGREQRCGNGQFADLAIFSFHPVKHIATGEGGMITTNRQDLYEHLLRLRTHGITKEPAQLQRPSDGGWYMEMQELGYNYRMPDMLCALGISQLTRAEEGLQRRRELAARYDAAFADTPGVQLLAPAAGHAYHLYVIQAADRKGLYDFLREKQIFAQVHYIPVHTMPYYQQLGWQPGDFPLAETYYAHCLSIPLFPSLSDEEQLYVIDCIREFVG; this is encoded by the coding sequence ATGTCTGCACCTGCTTTCTCCCCTACCCGCCCCATCGCCTACGGCCGCCAGCAAATTACCCCCGAGGATGTGCAGGCCGTAACGGAAACCCTGTATTCCGACTACCTCACCCAGGGCCCCAAAGTGGCGGAGTTTGAGCAGAAGTTTGCCGCCTACGTGGGAGTCAAATACGCCGTAGCCGTTGCCAACGGCACGGCCGCCCTACACCTGTGCGCCCTGGCGCTGGGCGTGCAGCCGGGCCAGCGCGTTATTACAACTCCCATTACTTTCTCGGCCTCGGCTAACTGCGTGCGCTACTGCGGCGGCGAGGTGCACTTCGCCGACATCGACCCCACTACCGCCCTCATCGACCTGAAGGCCGTTCGCCGCCTGCTGGAGAGTCAGCCCAAAGGCTACTTCCACGGCCTGATTCCGGTGGACTTCGCGGGCCTGCCCGTGAACCTGGAGGAAGCTCGCCAGCTAGCCGACGAGTTTGGCCTCTGGATAATCGAGGACGCCTGCCACGCGCCCGGCGGGTTTTTCCTGGATAAGGGGGGTAGGGAGCAGCGCTGCGGCAATGGGCAGTTTGCCGACTTAGCCATTTTCAGCTTCCACCCCGTCAAGCACATTGCCACCGGCGAGGGCGGCATGATTACCACCAACCGGCAAGACCTTTACGAGCACCTGCTACGCCTGCGCACCCACGGCATCACGAAGGAGCCCGCGCAATTGCAGCGCCCCTCTGATGGCGGCTGGTACATGGAAATGCAGGAGCTGGGCTACAACTACCGCATGCCCGATATGCTCTGCGCCCTGGGCATCAGCCAGCTTACTCGCGCCGAAGAAGGTCTGCAGCGCCGCCGCGAGCTGGCCGCCCGCTACGATGCCGCCTTTGCCGACACGCCCGGCGTGCAGCTTCTGGCGCCGGCTGCCGGGCATGCTTACCACCTCTACGTCATTCAGGCAGCCGACCGCAAAGGACTTTATGACTTCCTGCGGGAAAAGCAGATTTTTGCGCAGGTGCACTACATTCCGGTGCACACCATGCCCTACTACCAGCAACTAGGCTGGCAACCCGGCGACTTCCCCCTGGCCGAAACCTACTACGCCCACTGCCTCAGCATTCCGCTGTTCCCTAGCCTCTCCGACGAGGAGCAGCTGTACGTGATTGACTGCATCCGGGAGTTTGTTGGATAA
- a CDS encoding cytidylyltransferase domain-containing protein, whose amino-acid sequence MTNVGIISQARMTSTRLPGKVLHLAAGRPLLDYHVERLAWSKLPLHLAITANDPDDALAAYAEAHHLPYTRGSEDDVLARFQQCAQEHDLDVIVRVTSDCPLLDGRLIQSAVQEYLRVDNPRLYLSNVLKRSYPRGFDYEVFSRELLEEAHQRATLPADREHVTPYINQNRSGRVEFRHVRRPEDRSAYRLTVDTPDDFTLIKTLIENYGAADLSGDELIQLLDAHPELVALNAHVEQKKI is encoded by the coding sequence TTGACCAACGTCGGTATTATTTCCCAAGCCCGCATGACCAGTACCCGGCTGCCCGGTAAAGTGCTTCACCTGGCTGCCGGTCGCCCTTTGCTAGACTACCATGTGGAGCGGCTCGCGTGGAGTAAGCTGCCCTTGCACCTGGCCATCACGGCCAATGACCCCGACGATGCCCTGGCCGCCTATGCCGAGGCGCACCACCTACCCTACACGCGCGGCTCCGAAGACGACGTGCTGGCTCGCTTTCAGCAATGCGCCCAGGAGCACGACCTGGACGTCATCGTGCGCGTCACCTCCGACTGTCCGCTGCTGGATGGAAGGCTGATCCAGTCGGCGGTGCAGGAGTATCTGAGGGTCGATAATCCGCGTCTCTACCTCTCCAACGTGCTGAAGCGCAGCTACCCCCGCGGTTTCGACTACGAAGTATTCTCGCGGGAACTGTTGGAAGAAGCGCACCAACGCGCTACCCTGCCCGCCGACCGGGAACACGTTACCCCGTACATCAACCAAAACCGCTCTGGCCGCGTGGAGTTCCGCCACGTTCGCCGCCCTGAGGACCGCAGCGCCTACCGCCTCACGGTAGATACGCCCGACGATTTTACCTTGATAAAGACGCTGATTGAGAACTACGGAGCGGCTGACTTATCGGGGGATGAGCTCATTCAGCTGCTGGATGCTCACCCCGAGTTGGTGGCGCTGAACGCCCACGTAGAGCAGAAGAAAATCTAG
- the pseG gene encoding UDP-2,4-diacetamido-2,4,6-trideoxy-beta-L-altropyranose hydrolase — protein sequence MQTPAPTPAPVRNPTPRLVLRADGNSRIGLGHVMRLLALAEILQPDFAELLFLIREPDAALVEQLRGAGLAVRDLPAQPLAEEAAWLVRHVLRPTDLLVLDGYDFRYDYQNTVRGAVARLVYLDDLHAYPLAADLILNPAGGLTLRDYELRQPGARLLSGPAFAPLRAAFRTLPMAEQVASTDTVLVCLGGADPTHQTQRIAAELLALPSVRQVHAVVGGAYLGWESLSAWAQDQPRLLLHRNLSGPDLAALMRECGAAVCSASTVSYEYAAAGGGLLFLLPTADNQQDIDRYLRETGLALPYPAAANVLTSPEAGRVAERLRRQQLQVFDGLAPVRLRQEFRALQLPPPPFYLRPVVAADSDQLLAWTNEPAVRQFSFNSTPVERPNHEQWLAARLQDPKALLLLAQDAATGRPAGLIRFAIEGEKATLSYLLDAAFRGRGLAPLLLLAGTRRLAEHFPQVRQVVGHVQTANVPSVRAFERAGFQQVPTDSPSTLSFLWQAARI from the coding sequence ATGCAAACGCCCGCGCCTACCCCTGCTCCCGTCCGCAACCCTACCCCCCGCCTCGTGCTGCGGGCCGATGGCAACTCCCGCATTGGGCTGGGCCATGTGATGCGGCTGCTGGCCCTGGCGGAAATTCTGCAGCCGGACTTCGCGGAGCTGCTCTTTCTGATTCGGGAGCCGGATGCGGCGTTGGTAGAGCAGCTCCGGGGGGCCGGCCTCGCGGTGCGGGATCTGCCAGCGCAACCTCTGGCCGAGGAAGCGGCCTGGCTGGTGCGCCACGTCCTGCGCCCCACCGACCTGCTGGTGCTCGATGGCTACGATTTTCGCTACGACTATCAGAACACGGTGCGCGGGGCCGTGGCGCGGCTGGTGTACCTCGATGATCTGCACGCCTACCCCCTTGCCGCCGACCTAATCCTTAACCCCGCCGGCGGCCTCACCCTCCGCGACTACGAGCTGCGCCAACCCGGCGCCCGCTTGCTCAGCGGTCCGGCCTTTGCCCCCTTGCGCGCGGCCTTCCGCACGCTGCCAATGGCTGAACAAGTTGCCTCCACCGATACCGTGCTGGTGTGCCTGGGCGGAGCCGACCCAACCCACCAAACCCAGCGCATAGCCGCCGAGCTGCTAGCCCTGCCCTCGGTGCGGCAGGTGCACGCGGTGGTGGGCGGGGCCTACCTGGGTTGGGAAAGCCTGAGCGCCTGGGCCCAGGATCAACCCCGACTTCTGCTCCACCGCAACCTGTCGGGCCCTGATCTGGCGGCTCTCATGCGGGAATGCGGGGCGGCCGTGTGCTCGGCCAGCACCGTGAGCTACGAGTACGCGGCGGCCGGGGGGGGCCTGCTGTTTTTGCTGCCCACCGCCGATAATCAACAGGATATCGACCGGTACTTGCGCGAAACGGGCCTGGCCTTACCCTACCCGGCAGCCGCCAATGTGCTGACCTCCCCCGAAGCCGGTCGCGTTGCCGAGCGCCTGCGCCGACAGCAGCTACAGGTGTTCGATGGACTCGCGCCCGTGCGTCTGCGCCAGGAGTTCCGGGCCCTGCAGCTGCCCCCACCGCCGTTTTACCTACGCCCCGTAGTCGCCGCCGACTCGGATCAGCTGCTGGCCTGGACCAACGAGCCTGCCGTGCGGCAGTTCTCCTTTAACTCTACCCCCGTGGAGCGCCCCAACCATGAGCAGTGGCTGGCAGCCCGCCTGCAAGACCCGAAGGCCTTGCTGCTGCTGGCCCAGGATGCCGCTACGGGCCGCCCGGCCGGGCTCATCCGGTTTGCCATAGAAGGGGAAAAGGCTACCCTGAGCTACCTGCTGGATGCTGCCTTCCGGGGCCGGGGGCTCGCGCCACTGCTGCTACTGGCCGGTACGCGGCGCTTGGCGGAGCATTTCCCGCAGGTGCGGCAAGTGGTAGGGCATGTGCAGACCGCCAATGTCCCGTCGGTGAGGGCTTTTGAGCGGGCGGGGTTTCAGCAGGTGCCCACTGACAGCCCCAGCACCCTAAGCTTCCTTTGGCAGGCTGCCAGAATTTAG
- a CDS encoding DUF4328 domain-containing protein, whose product MIRDNAGRGQMAYTVFLGLSLFSLAFAAFSMAYATYLRQTDFSSTTVEILSIFQSLGTITQFILLILSIVVFMRWLRRAYYNLAATGFETNYADNQAVIAWFLPVMSMYRPYRITREVWQVTQGLGTGVGSSHGLLRLWWALFLLRGLLGLLITFLGKGVGVEGLRTVLLFTACTSAFDAVAAYTTARVIQRIVGFEQQLALKVQVADLGQAAPEHNHLGATEQDLYL is encoded by the coding sequence ATGATTCGTGACAACGCCGGACGAGGCCAGATGGCCTACACGGTATTTCTTGGCCTCAGTCTCTTTAGTCTAGCGTTTGCTGCCTTTAGCATGGCCTACGCCACCTACCTGCGACAAACAGATTTCAGCTCTACTACTGTAGAGATACTCTCCATCTTTCAGTCGCTGGGCACGATTACACAATTTATTTTGCTCATACTGAGCATAGTCGTCTTTATGCGCTGGCTTCGGCGGGCTTACTATAATCTGGCCGCTACGGGTTTCGAAACAAATTACGCGGACAATCAGGCAGTTATTGCGTGGTTCCTGCCTGTCATGAGCATGTATCGTCCTTACCGAATTACGCGGGAGGTCTGGCAGGTAACCCAAGGCCTGGGCACAGGCGTCGGTAGTTCGCATGGCCTGCTGCGGCTGTGGTGGGCTCTATTTTTACTACGTGGGCTGCTAGGGTTACTTATTACCTTCCTTGGAAAAGGGGTCGGAGTGGAAGGCCTGCGCACGGTTCTTCTGTTTACGGCCTGCACTTCCGCCTTCGATGCGGTGGCGGCCTACACTACGGCCCGCGTGATTCAACGCATCGTAGGGTTTGAGCAGCAGCTGGCCTTGAAAGTACAGGTAGCTGACTTAGGGCAAGCTGCCCCCGAGCATAATCATTTGGGTGCCACGGAACAAGACCTCTACCTCTAG